The window GATGAGCTTCGCGATGGCTTTCATCTGCGGCTCTTTCATCCCGCGCGTCGTGATCGCCGGAGTACCAATTCGCACGCCCGATGTTGTCATCGGCTTTTGCGGATCAAACGGCACCATATTTTTGTTGACCGTGATCCCGGCCTTTTCGAGTGCCTTCTCCGCCGCCTTGCCCGTCCAGCCACGCGGCGACAAGTCCATCAGGATCAGATGCGTGTCCGTGCCACCCGAGACCAATTTGTACCCCATTGCCACAAGTTCGTGGGCAAGTTCCCGCGCGTTCTGCACAATCTGCTTCGCGTATTGCTTGAATTCATCGGTCAGCGCTTCGCCGAACGCCACGGCCTTGGCCGCGATCACATGTTCCAGCGGCCCGCCCTGCACACCCGGAAAGACCCACGAGTCGAATGCTTCCGTGATCGTCTTCGGCTTGGGCATATTTTCGACCATGATCTCGCCGCCCGCCTCGTCGCTCAGGATCATCCCTCCACGCGGCCCGCGCAGCGTTTTGTGCGTCGTCGTCGTGACCACATGACAATGCGGAAACACCGCCGGATGCACGCCGCCCGCCACGAGTCCGGCGAAGTGCGCCATGTCGCACCATAAATACGCGCCGACTTCGTCCGCGAGTTCACGAAACTTCGCCAGCTCCCAGTGCCGCGGATAGGCCGACGAACCCGTCAGAATCAATTTCGGCTTATGCTCGCGCGCAAGTTTGACAACCGCGTCAAAATCTACGCGCCCGGTCTCGCGCCCGACGCCGTAACCGATGATCTTATAGAACCGACCCGAGAAATTCACCGGCGAGCCGTGCGTCAAATGCCCGCCATGCGCAAGGTCCATTCCCAGCACCGTGTCACCCGGCTTGATCAGCGTGAAATAGACCGCCATGTTCGCCTGCGCGCCCGCATGCGGCTGCACATTGGCCCAGCGGCAATTGAACAGTTTGCACGCGCGCTCAATCGCGATCCGCTCAGTCACATCCACGAACTCGCAGCCGCCGTAGTACCGCTTCCCCGGCAGTCCCTCGGCATACTTGTTCGTCATCACATTGCCCATCGCCTCCAGCACGGCGCTGGACACAAAATTCTCGCTGGCAATGAGTTCCAGTCCGTCGTTCTGCCGCCGCCGTTCGTGGTCGATGGCCGCGAAGACTTCAGGATCCCGTTCGCGCAAGCTCGTGCGCGTTAAGTTGCTGCTCATATCTGTCTATTTGATTCCGCGCGGATTTCTGCGCTGGAACCACTTCTCCGATATTTCAATCTGAATCGACGTGCGGAAGAAGGCCTCTTTGGTATCTGCGCCTATTTTGCCACCGCTTCGTTGTCCAACCTCTACGGCACCGTGAATCAGTCCACCCCCACTGTTCACAAACATTGAGGCGCCTGCTGTCAGCCCAACGTCACGGACAGGGTCAAATGATGATGTCATTATCGCCGGCTGATGCTCATAAGGATTGCGTCCTTCTTTGGCCCAGTAATGGCTGCGATAGAACACCCCACCTCTGAACCCCGCCAATCCGCCCTTTTGATCCGTAATCACCGGAATCAACTTCCGCTCAAACCCTGCCGATAACCACACCGGAGTTTCAGGCGAGGAAGTACTACGACCGAACCTCACCGCTAGGTCTTTCGCATCCCACTGTCCGATTCGCGCGTCGAGAAGCCCCGTCCAGCCCTTGCGGAACTGGTACGCGACCCCCAGACCCAGCTCGCCCGGGTAGCTGCCGTCCTGCTCCGCTTGCAGTGTAGAATCGTCATCGCTCTTTTCGGACTCAATCGTCCAGCGACCCGTTGAGCGCGGCGTATAGAACAGGCCGATTCCGAGTTCCGGCGTCACTTGTCCATGCAGTCCGAGCGTCGCCGACCAACCGCGGTAGTTGAGAATCTGACTGTACCCAACATCGCGATAGCCCGCCGTATCAAAGTCCAGGCGCTGCGTGAGTTCGTTGTGCTCGAGCAAGTAATTCAGACTCAACCCTGCCGCAAACCGGTCGTTGATCTGGTATGCATTGTTGAGCCGCAGCGCAATCGTACTCCCCGCCCACTTCGACCGCTCCTCGTATTCCTGCTCTGTGTACCCCCCGCCCATCGGCCCTTCAAAATAGGCCGTCTTGCGCGTGAACAGATTCAAATCCATTTTCCGCTGCGGCTCAATACATAACCCCGAAACCCAGCGCTTGGCCACAGGAACATACAGCGCGAAGTCCTTCCAGATCGACTCGGCGTCGGCGTCGGTCTCGCCGTTCGACGTCGTGCTCCAGAATCCCACCGTTCCGCCCATCCGGATCATCGTCCGCCGTGCAAACGCGGCCAGCGCCGGATTCGATGTATTGAACGATACCGAGTCACGCAGGCCAAAGAGTCCGCCCCCGACTCCCTCTGCTCTGGCACCGCCCGTCGTCAACTGCTCTCCAACTCCATTCGCCGAGAACACCGACCCACCTGCAAAAGCGCTACTCACCAGAGCAACCATGCACAAGAGCACGCCGAGCCATCTCGTAGGGGCCAGCCGCGCCGCCCGTCTTCGCAACCCGGCCGGAATCGGAAATCGGGTCTCCCCCCAGTTTCTGGGGGGATGAAGGGGGGTCGGAGAATTCGTGCAACCCTTCATTGGCTTGACTCCGTGTACCAGATCACCAGTCGCGGCAGCTTTTCCGCCGGAACCGTTTCGCCCGTGCCGTAGAACACGTGTCGTGCGAGATACCCCGATTCGAGACTGGTCTGAATCTGGAAGCCCGCATTCCGCTCGGGATGGGCAATCCAACTGGCCACACTGCTGGTCACGTTGAACGCGATAATGGTGTTCGTCGAATCGAAGATCGCAGCTTCAATCGCCACCAGATCAAGATGTGTTGAGTCGGGATTGTCGAACCACAACGTATCCGCGAGCGTCCCGTCCTTATAGCTCAGGTTTTGACCCGTGTACAGGAAATTCTCCGGATCACTTTGGTCGGCATGAATAAACAATTGCGCGCGATTCACTTGCCGGTCATACACGCTCGAGATCGAATCCAGCGGAAAGTATAGCGCCGCGCGTTGCGGATACCCCTGACTGATCACGAGCCGTTCCGGCGCGCGATTCTGCGCGTGGTCCGTCGCGACGTACGCGTCCTTGTCCGGCAGCATCTCAAGGGTGTAGGCGGTATCGCTGGCGTCCGTGCGATGCTCGACGATGTAGATAGACAGTTTTGATTGATAGCCCGCCGCGGCCTCGGAGCTGTACAGGTCAATCATCGTGCCGTAATTCACCGGCTCAAACAGCAACCCGTTGTTGAGCGAGTCGATGTCGATCCACTCTTGCCAGACCGGCGGCGGAATCGTAAACGGGTAGATCGTATCCGTCGGTGCGATGCCCATTGTCAACGTCCCCAGGATCGGCAACGTATCGCGGACGGCAAACGAACCGATAAACAGCGAGTCCTCGGTCCAATCCTGCCGCACTTGGCGCACCCGGACTTCCAGCGGGATCGCATCCGCCTCCGGCCACACCCGATTGCGCCGCATCACATACACCATGCTGTCCACGGTGTAGCTGTCGGGCAGGGCCTCCAGCGGATCGAACTGCGCGAGGAAAATCGCCGTGAAAGCCGTGTCACCCACTTGCAACGACGCACCTCGGCCGGTCGTCACTTTCGGATGCCAGACCGCCGATTTCGTGGCCGTACCTTCGACCACCTCGAACGTCTGTTCAGGCTGATTGGTAACCGCGTCGCCGCCGATTCCCGTCTCCCGCTGTGTGCAGCCGGAGATCGCGAACAGGGCAAACAAGAGCCAAATGAGGAGGAATCTCAGGGGGGAACCTTCGGGGGGGAATCTAAGCAAATAATAAACAAGCCTGAAGGCTTGGTCACCTTCAGGCTCAAAATATACAAAAACCCGGCGTAATTGTCAAGAAAATCTATGCTTTAACCCGTCCCGCCCCCGCGACTCGGACATGGTTCGGACATTTCCGCATTTCCGTTTTCCCACATTTCCGACGGGGACTCCTATCCACCTTTCGCCATCGTCTCAAAGAACTCCGAGTTCGACTTCGTGTCCCGCATCTTGTCCAACAGGAACTTCATCGTTTCCGGCGGGTTGTTGTGATCCAGCACACTCCGCAGTGCATACATCCGCGACAAGATCGCCTCCGTCAACAGCAATTCTTCGCGCCGCGTGCCGGACTTGAGCACATCGATCGCCGGGAAGATCCGCATATCCGCCAGCCTGCGATCAAGCACAAGTTCGAGATTACCCGTCCCCTTGAACTCTTCAAAGATCACCTCGTCCGCGCGCGAACCGGTTTCGATCAGCGCCGTCGCAATGATCGTCAGACTTCCGCCCTCCTCGATATTGCGCGCCGCTCCGAAAAAGCGCTTCGGCTCGTACAGCGCATTCGCATCGACACCGCCCGACAGAACACGCCCGGAGTGCGGAATCACGGCATTGTGCGCGCGCGCCAGCCGTGTGATCGAATCGAGCAGAATCACGACGTCCTTCTTCATCTCGACCAGCCGCTTCGCCTTTTCGAGCACCATGTTTGCGACTTGCACATGCCGTTCCGCGCGCTCGTCAAAGGTCGAGGACACGACTTCGCCCTTGACACTCCGCTCCATGTCGGTCACTTCCTCCGGCCGCTCGTCGATCAGCAGCACCATCAGGTGCACGTCGGGATGATTCTTGGCGACGGCGTTCGCGATCATCTGCATGATCACGGTCTTTCCGGTGCGCGGCGGCGCGACAATCAACGCCCGCTGCCCCATGCCGATCGGCGTGAACACGTCGATCACGCGCAGGGTCAGCTCTTTCGGCCCCATCTCCAGTTTGAACTTGCGGTTGGGATAGAGCGGCGTCAAATTGTCAAAGTGAATGATGTCCTTCACGGACTCCGAATCGGCCATATTCACCGACTCGACCTTCAGCAGCGCGAAGAACCGCTCGCCTTCCTTGGGCGGCCGCACCTGTCCCGACACGACATGCCCGGTCCGCAGGCCAAACCGCTTGATCTGGGATGGTGACACATAGACGTCGTCCGGACTCGGCAGATAGGACGCCGCCGCGCTGCGCAGGAACCCGTAGCCATCCGGGAGGATTTCCAGCACTCCGGTAGCCAGCACGACGCCGTCCTTCGCCGCCTGCTTCGCCAGAATCTTGAAGATCAGGTCGTGTTTGGGCAATCCGGCGATTTCGGGCACGTCAAGGTCCTTGCCGAGCTTCATGAGCTCAAGCACGCTAAGTGTTTGAAGTTCTGCGATATCCATGGGAAGAGCGGGGTTGAGGCGAGGCGGGGAAATGCGGCTGGGGTAAAGCCGTGCAAAGAGTGTGTCAGTTCGCCAAGGCGAGTGCCTTATCGGCGTTCTGAAGCGGTCGGGGAGGGAATCTGGACGGCGCGGACCTGTAGGCGTCCGGCCTGAATATCCTTGGCAAATAAGTCAGAGACGACGCGTTGCAGTGCGTCGTTCACATCGGTCGAGCAGATCACGGTGTCCGCCCGTTCGCCGGTGCGCGGCTCCGCGTGCTCACGAACGACCGGCTGAAGATCACGTGCCGTCACTTCGGGCGTGTTGATCAGCGTCACGGCCGGTCCGAACACCTCCTGCAACGTATCGCGAAAATATTCATAATGTGTACACCCGAGCACCAGCGTGTCCACCCCCTCACGCAGGACCGGCTCGGCATAGTGCTCAATGATCCTGCGCGGAATCTCGCCGTCGGTCCACCCTTCCTCAACGAGCGGTACCAGTAACGGACAGCCGTTCGAGAAGACCTGAACGCCCGCGATCAGTTCGGCGAACCGCGTATCGTACGCGCGGCGCTTCACGGTCGATGTGGTCGCGAGCACACCGATCCGCTTGGTCTTGGTCGCTGCGGCAGCCGCGCTCGCCGTCGGCTCGATAACCCCGATCACCGGCACATGGGACCGCGCGCGAATCTCATCGAGACAGACCGCCGACACCGTATTGCACCCGATCACCACCGCCTTCGGGTCGTGCTCGAGCATGAAATCGAGGCACTCCAGCGCGAATCGCGTAATCAGGGCCTGACTGAGCGACGCGTACGGCACGCGCGCACGGTCCGCGAGGAACACGAGGTTTTCCGCGGGGAACTGCCGGCGCAACTCGGCGGCGACCGTCAGCCCGCCCAATCCGGAATCAAAGACCGCGACCGGCCGCGCATCACTCATCGGGAAGCCGACGTCTCCAAGGTCTGTTTCATCTTAACGATCGAACTCGCCAGCGCCTCCGCGAGCTTGATCCGTCCGCGTTCGCTCGCGAGCAGTTTCGCGTCGTCCGGATTCGAGAGATATCCGCACTCGACCAGAATCGCGGGCATCGACGCGCCCATCAACACATAGAATCCGGCCTGATCCACCTGCCGGGATTCCATCGACGTCTTTTCGCTCAACATGCGCAGCGCCGAGGCCGCCCACGTCTCGCTGTCTTTCATGAACTGGCTGGTCGCCATCGACAGCAGGATGTAGTTCTCTTCCGTCAAGTCCTGATACATCGACGTGTCCGACTCCAGCTTCACGACGCTGTTCTCGCGCATCGCCGCTTCCACCGCCCGCTCGCTCTTCGCGGGCTTCAGGAAGTACGTCTCGATCCCGCCGATATTCGGGTCCTTGAAGCTGTTGCAGTGAATGGAGAGAAACATGTCCCCGCGTTGCGCGTTGGCGAATTTCGTTCGTTCATGCAGCTCCAGGAACCGGTCGTCATCGCGCGTCAGGATGACGGTGACGCCGGAATCCTGCAGGAAAGCGCGCAGTCGCTTCGCGACGTCCAGCGCCACAACCTTCTCTTCGAGTCCGTACAGCCCCCGCGCGCCGGGGTCTTTGCCGCCGTGCCCGGCGTCGATGATAATGGTCTTCAGCGCCCACTGGTCTTCGCCGGCTTTGGACGTTGACTTCCCGCCTTTGCCCGGCGCGGCCGCGGGCGGCGGCGACTCGATAACCTGAATCGACAAGGCCCCGGTCAACTTGTCGCGTGCGATCTGATCGCCGAACAGTGCGAACAGATTGGACAGCGGTATCCAGAGTGAACCGTCCCACTCCTCAGGCGCGAAGCTCGTCTGAACATACCGGCCGTCCACAATTACGAATGGATTACCCCGTCGCAGTTGCACTTCGCGCATTCCCGCGCTGATCGAGTACGTCTGGTCATCCATGCTGACCTGCCAGTTGCCCTTGCGCGCCAACATGGCCAGCGGAATCAGACTTTCGTCGCCGCGCATGATGATCGGGAGTCGTCCCATCGGCAGCCCGTTCGCATCCGTGATCATCACGGACTCGGCCGTTGCCGCGGTGCTGATCGCCAGCACGGCGGCCCACCACAACCACTGCTTGAGTCTAAACAAGATCAGTCCTCCTTACGACCTTCGGAAAACTTGATAAGGCCACATCCGATTCGCGGAGGCCGGGTCCCCGCCAGCCCGGAATCGGGAAACAACAGACCTCTCACTTGAGCTTCCCCCGCATCCCCGCCCACAGCACTCGTGGCGGTTCCGTCAGCACAAAGTCCGTCAGGGCCGCGAACCTCGCCGCGGGACTCGGCAGATGCTTATTGACCAGCCTGCGCAGGCTCGCCCATTTCCGTGACAGTTTCTTCTTCGATAGATTTCCGCCCATCGACGCCGAAACCTTGTGCCATACTTTTGCCGCCGGAACATAGTAGCAGGGAAATCCGGCCGCCCTCGCCCGCAGGCTGAAATCCACATCCTCCATATACAGCGCAAACTCGGTATCCAGCATGCCCACCGTCTCAAACAGCCGCCGCGAGCCGAACAGCGCGCAACCTGTAGCCCATCCTGTGCGTTCGAGCTGGTCGTACTGCCCGCGATCAAGTTCGCGAATTCCGCGGTGCGCCAGTCTTGCCCGTCTCAGCGAAATCAATCCCCCCGCATACCAGAGGCGCTGGGGATCCCGCGCGTAATAGATCTTCGGGCAGAGTACAGCATCGCCGGTCTGCGCCTCACCGTCCAACAGCCGTTGCAGCAGGTCGGCGGCCACCGTCGTGTCATTGTTCAACAACAATAGATGCGAGCAACCGTCCGCGAGGGCCCGTGTGATGCCGACGTTATTGCCGCCCGCATAGAGCAGATTCCGCGGATTGGCGATCAGGATAATCGATTCACCGAACTCGCGATGCAGCTCCGTCGCGCTGCCGTCCGTCGAGCCGTTATCAATGACGTAGATCACACGGAGTGCGGGATCCGTGGCGAACAGACTGCGCAGGCACTCGCCGGTGTCGGCCAGCCCGTTCCAGTTCAGTACAATGATCCCGACTTTCGCGCTCACAAGTGCCTGACTAACTTTTCAGCGTCAACGCCAGCGCGGCTTCCCAACCACGGTGCTCGGTTGACTGCAATCGGCTCGATTGATACGCCGTGCGAATGGCGATTTGCCACGCGCCGCAGCGCCGTGCGAGCACGAACGAACTCCGCGAGCCCGTTCCGCTCAACGCCACCAACGGGTATTCCCCCGGCAGGACGGATTCGTACGCGGACGCGGAGACCGCGTCGCTTTCAAAATTGAAACTCGTCACTCGTCCGTTGATCCGCCATGCTCCACGCGCCTGCTTCGCCTGTACATAGACCAGCGATCCCAAGTCGCGGTCACCGCCCTCCGTCTTCGCCGCGCTCCGCAGTTCGCACCTCATGCCGAGCTCCGGAATCGTCCGCCAGTTCAGGTCAATCCGCAGCCTGTCTCTGGTCGTCGCCACCGCGGGAGTCGCCGGGCTCGTCTCCTCACGCCGGGTGCGCGAACCCAGCACCATACCTTCTACGATGTCGCTCAGCCCGGCGTTCCAACTTGCTTCCGCATAACTGCCGATCTTTCGCAGCGGCGACGTCGAAGTCCGGAACGGTGTGGCCTCAGACGCCGCGGCTGCCTGTATCGTATGCCGTCCGCGCATCATCGCGATCCGCACGCCGCTCACCGATTCATTCCCCGGCAGATCGCGGAATCCGTTCCAGGTTTGTCCGTGCACGGAATAAAACCGCGGACTCACGTGCGAGGTATGCGCGAGCAACGCCAGCCGCTCGCCGCGAATCGTAATCGCCGTCTGTACGGCGCCTCGACCCGGACCGGACCGCCCGACTTCCACGATTCCGCTCAAGGTTCGGTAGCCCGTATTAACACAAATCGATCCGGTCGTCAGCGCATCGCCGCTCAGAGCCGGCGGCTCGTCGGAACTCCCGGGTCCTGCCAGTCGCGGAGCGAAGTTCGATTGAAGTGCGACAGCCGAAACCGCCGTCCGCCCCCGGGTAGTAACCACTCGCGCGATGGCGAACTGCTCGCGGAGCCGGCCGCGCCGCGCCATACCGAGTTCGTCGTCCGTGGCGCCGCTGGCGATCAATTTCACGGTTCCGTCTGCTTGTGTCGCCGCATCGAGGGCGTTTTCGCCGGCGCCGAGCAGGATCCGACTCGTCCGTGTCATCGCTTCGACCGCTCCACCTCGCCAACGCGTCATGACCCCCGCGGTCGGTTTGACGATTGGTCCGCGCGCCGTGGACGGCGTCGTGATTTCGCGTTGCCGCAACCAACCCGCCGACCCATAGGCGGAACTCGAAACCAACCCCGTGCCGTGGTCTAACTGAAAGTCACCGGCGATCACTCGCAACGGTATCCGCCGCGCCCGGAACTCAACCCCCGCGCTCACATCTTCCGCCTCCAACGCCCGGCCGTTGGCTTGCCGGGCCAGCGCGAATCCGCGCAGGCCGTCGTCCGTCAGCACCTCATAGCGCGCTCGGGAATGACTGCGCTTGGTGACTCCATCGGCCTGCTGCTCCGTCGCACTGCCGCTCAGCAACAACTTGCTTTTGGGCGCGGGCGACGCGCTGAGCATGCACAATTCGCGCACAACCTCCCGCTGCAACGCGGTGAGCACTACCTCCCGTCCCAGCTCGGTCATGGATCGAATCCCGCCATCCCGCTCCCGCAGTGCGACGATGCGCTGTGCCGTCCCTGCGTCGAAGCCGGGCAATGCCGCAATCGCCTCCACGCTTGAACGGTTCAAGTCAAGTGGTTGGTTCAGCAACCCATCGATGAGTTGTTCTGCATCTTCCGGCTGATCGGAGTTTTCCACCCAGTCCGCTATCGCCTGCGCCAACGTCGCATTGGAAAAGAGCACCACCGCCGCGACCAGTGCGAACACTCGGGTCATCGCCGGAATTCGAGCCCGACCTGGTGACTCGCTCCGAGGTCTGGATGCAGGTCCCCGGCGTAGTGGAACGACCACCGCCGCATACTCACGGTCAACCCGGCCGACGGTCGCACGGGCTCGGTTCGCGCGCCCACGCGCAACGCCAAGTCGCTCAGGGGTGCGATCTCCGCGCCGAATCGCACTTCCGCCGGGAACCCCCGATCCTGAACCACGTCGATCAGTGCTCGCGAGTGCGCGGCGGGCGTTGCACGGATACCCAGGGCCAGCGATTCCGCGAGCCGGTCACGAAATCCGCTGATCCGTCCGCGATTCGCGTTTCGCCACACCGCTGCGATGGCGATCTCTTCGCTCAGCGTCGACAGCACACCCGCGCTGAAGGCGAGTGCACTTCCGCTGCCGTACTGCTCGATTGCCAGAAATCGCCCGCCTGCTTCCACGCCGGCATACAGCCGGTCTCCGAATCGCTGGGCCACGGCCACGCCCAACCCCGACTCGCGGTACACGGCCCAGCCAAACGATGTGGCCTGAAGCGATACCGGGATCGCGACGATTGTCTGTCGAGTCGCTACCGCCCCGCGCGATAATTCCGGCAGCCCAAAGTCCCGCGACCAGGAACAGGCGAAGCCGCCTTGACCGACGGCACACGCCGCCGGATTGCGGAACCCTGCCCAGCCGTCGCTCGTTTCCGCTATACCGGCCCCACCGTAGCCGGCGCTGACGGGCCCTGTCACGTCGGACTCGAACGCGGCCTGAACTTCATGGATTCCGATCGTCGAGCCAACGATGCCGGCACAGGCCAGCCACACGATCAACTTGACTTTCCGCGGCCCCGTCCGTATCTTATCCTGCATGGATCCCCGTCCAGAATCAAGTCAACGACCGTCTTACGTCACTATTCCGGCCATGAACTCCCTTCGACCGCACTTTCTCGCGATGCTCGTCCTGCTGCTGGGCATTGTCGGCAGCGGATCTTCCGCGTTCGCGCAATTGATCGACCCCAAGGTTACGATCGACATGACGAAACTGCCGGAGGAAGCGCACGCAAAATTGACGGGGCTGGATTCGCTGATCAGTGCCTATCTTCGTGCGCAGGAGTGGGCCGGCGACGAATACAATTACGATTTCGCGAT is drawn from candidate division KSB1 bacterium and contains these coding sequences:
- a CDS encoding serine hydroxymethyltransferase; protein product: MSSNLTRTSLRERDPEVFAAIDHERRRQNDGLELIASENFVSSAVLEAMGNVMTNKYAEGLPGKRYYGGCEFVDVTERIAIERACKLFNCRWANVQPHAGAQANMAVYFTLIKPGDTVLGMDLAHGGHLTHGSPVNFSGRFYKIIGYGVGRETGRVDFDAVVKLAREHKPKLILTGSSAYPRHWELAKFRELADEVGAYLWCDMAHFAGLVAGGVHPAVFPHCHVVTTTTHKTLRGPRGGMILSDEAGGEIMVENMPKPKTITEAFDSWVFPGVQGGPLEHVIAAKAVAFGEALTDEFKQYAKQIVQNARELAHELVAMGYKLVSGGTDTHLILMDLSPRGWTGKAAEKALEKAGITVNKNMVPFDPQKPMTTSGVRIGTPAITTRGMKEPQMKAIAKLINRALLHQEDDAELAKIKSSVTELVKVFPLYPKPLVLREE
- a CDS encoding N-acetylmuramoyl-L-alanine amidase encodes the protein MFRLKQWLWWAAVLAISTAATAESVMITDANGLPMGRLPIIMRGDESLIPLAMLARKGNWQVSMDDQTYSISAGMREVQLRRGNPFVIVDGRYVQTSFAPEEWDGSLWIPLSNLFALFGDQIARDKLTGALSIQVIESPPPAAAPGKGGKSTSKAGEDQWALKTIIIDAGHGGKDPGARGLYGLEEKVVALDVAKRLRAFLQDSGVTVILTRDDDRFLELHERTKFANAQRGDMFLSIHCNSFKDPNIGGIETYFLKPAKSERAVEAAMRENSVVKLESDTSMYQDLTEENYILLSMATSQFMKDSETWAASALRMLSEKTSMESRQVDQAGFYVLMGASMPAILVECGYLSNPDDAKLLASERGRIKLAEALASSIVKMKQTLETSASR
- a CDS encoding glycosyltransferase family 2 protein — encoded protein: MSAKVGIIVLNWNGLADTGECLRSLFATDPALRVIYVIDNGSTDGSATELHREFGESIILIANPRNLLYAGGNNVGITRALADGCSHLLLLNNDTTVAADLLQRLLDGEAQTGDAVLCPKIYYARDPQRLWYAGGLISLRRARLAHRGIRELDRGQYDQLERTGWATGCALFGSRRLFETVGMLDTEFALYMEDVDFSLRARAAGFPCYYVPAAKVWHKVSASMGGNLSKKKLSRKWASLRRLVNKHLPSPAARFAALTDFVLTEPPRVLWAGMRGKLK
- a CDS encoding helix-hairpin-helix domain-containing protein, with translation MTRVFALVAAVVLFSNATLAQAIADWVENSDQPEDAEQLIDGLLNQPLDLNRSSVEAIAALPGFDAGTAQRIVALRERDGGIRSMTELGREVVLTALQREVVRELCMLSASPAPKSKLLLSGSATEQQADGVTKRSHSRARYEVLTDDGLRGFALARQANGRALEAEDVSAGVEFRARRIPLRVIAGDFQLDHGTGLVSSSAYGSAGWLRQREITTPSTARGPIVKPTAGVMTRWRGGAVEAMTRTSRILLGAGENALDAATQADGTVKLIASGATDDELGMARRGRLREQFAIARVVTTRGRTAVSAVALQSNFAPRLAGPGSSDEPPALSGDALTTGSICVNTGYRTLSGIVEVGRSGPGRGAVQTAITIRGERLALLAHTSHVSPRFYSVHGQTWNGFRDLPGNESVSGVRIAMMRGRHTIQAAAASEATPFRTSTSPLRKIGSYAEASWNAGLSDIVEGMVLGSRTRREETSPATPAVATTRDRLRIDLNWRTIPELGMRCELRSAAKTEGGDRDLGSLVYVQAKQARGAWRINGRVTSFNFESDAVSASAYESVLPGEYPLVALSGTGSRSSFVLARRCGAWQIAIRTAYQSSRLQSTEHRGWEAALALTLKS
- the rho gene encoding transcription termination factor Rho, producing the protein MDIAELQTLSVLELMKLGKDLDVPEIAGLPKHDLIFKILAKQAAKDGVVLATGVLEILPDGYGFLRSAAASYLPSPDDVYVSPSQIKRFGLRTGHVVSGQVRPPKEGERFFALLKVESVNMADSESVKDIIHFDNLTPLYPNRKFKLEMGPKELTLRVIDVFTPIGMGQRALIVAPPRTGKTVIMQMIANAVAKNHPDVHLMVLLIDERPEEVTDMERSVKGEVVSSTFDERAERHVQVANMVLEKAKRLVEMKKDVVILLDSITRLARAHNAVIPHSGRVLSGGVDANALYEPKRFFGAARNIEEGGSLTIIATALIETGSRADEVIFEEFKGTGNLELVLDRRLADMRIFPAIDVLKSGTRREELLLTEAILSRMYALRSVLDHNNPPETMKFLLDKMRDTKSNSEFFETMAKGG
- a CDS encoding glutamate racemase, with the protein product MSDARPVAVFDSGLGGLTVAAELRRQFPAENLVFLADRARVPYASLSQALITRFALECLDFMLEHDPKAVVIGCNTVSAVCLDEIRARSHVPVIGVIEPTASAAAAATKTKRIGVLATTSTVKRRAYDTRFAELIAGVQVFSNGCPLLVPLVEEGWTDGEIPRRIIEHYAEPVLREGVDTLVLGCTHYEYFRDTLQEVFGPAVTLINTPEVTARDLQPVVREHAEPRTGERADTVICSTDVNDALQRVVSDLFAKDIQAGRLQVRAVQIPSPTASERR